CCTAGCGGGTAGCTAGCTCGTAGGAGGTAGCAAGCAGTATGACATGGACGCTGCTAAGGCCAGTATACCATGGAGCGTGCCCTAACTGTGGAGGTCCGGCAGCCGCTGATAGGTTATCCCGTGGTCTCCCATGCTCCCAGTGTATAAGCGATGACGAGCTCTCTGGTCTACCAAGCAGCTACTATGAGCTCGTAGAGTTCATAGGTAGAAAGCTCAGTGAGAAAAATAGGTTAAGAGGATATTGGTACTTGTACAGCTCTGTAGCGACTCTAAAAGAGTTTGAATCATTCTTCCAGAAAGCGACCGGAAGCAGTCTATGGAGTGCGCAACGTACATGGGCTAAGAGGCTTCTACAAGACGAGAGTCTCGCGATTGTTGCACCCACTGGTGTAGGTAAAACCACGTTGCTAAGCACCTATGCACTCTATCGTGCAAGTCATGGTGCTCGTGTCTACTATCTCCTCCCAACTGAGAACCTGGCTATGCAGATCGAGAATAAGCTAAAGAGGCTAGCTGCGGCAAGCGGAGTAGAAGCTAGAATAGTGTCATACTATTCCGGGTTGTCTAAGCAACGGAGAGAAGAGAGCTTATCAGCCATAGAGGCAGGCAACTATGACGTGTTGGTCACAACTACGGGTTTCCTATCCCGTCGCTGGGACATGCTAGAAAGTACACGTTTTGACGTTGTACTCGTAGATGATGTGGATGCGATACTTAGAAACTCAAAGAACATCGATAAGTTGTTGATGCTCCTAGGATTTGATGAAGAAGCTATAGCTATAGCATATACACTGCTTAAGAAGAAGATTGCTGCCTCTATAGCAAAAGTCTCTGGACACATAAAGCGTTACGAGCAACTCCTACATGAGATAGAAGATCTCGAGACAAAATTATCGCTAAAGCTCCTAGAAAAGACGCCCGGCCAGCTGGTAATAGCTTCAGCTACTGGCCGGGCCTACGGGCTTAAGCCTAAGTTGTTCCGTGAACTCCTAGGATTCGATATAGGCCGTGTCTACGACTACACTAGGAGCATCGCAAACTTCTATCTTGTCGACGGTAACCCTGTAGAAAAGATCGTAGATATCGTACAACGGATGGGACCTGGCGGCCTCGTCTTTGTAGCTAAAAGATACGGCAAAGATGTCGCTAGGCAGATAGCAGAGAGGCTGAACCAGGCAGGCATAAGGGCTGGCCTAGCTCTTGCAGGCCGTCGCGTACTCGACCGCTTTGCTATGGGAGAGTATGATATTCTGGTAGGAGTAGCCTCATATTACGGTGTAATAGTACGTGGTATCGATATGCCCCATAGGATACTCTATACACTGTTTGTAGGCGTGCCAAGCCAGGCTATGAGCGCTGATAAAGCGCTACTCTCCCCATTCAGGATAGTAAGGGCAGCAGTAGAACTCGGCATTGAGGGTAGCGAAGAGCTTGCAAGAAAATTATCCAAGACGAGCCCTGGAGAGCAGACAGCTCTCCGCATAGCGCTCTCTTCGGGTGAGCAGCTAGAAGGAAGGCTGGCAGAGCTGCTCTCTGAGCTTACAGAAGCTCGTAGGAAGGTACTGCGGAGACTCTACGAAGTGTTAGAACCGGGGTCATCCCTTGTAGTAGGAGGTATACTTTACAAGCATGACGGCTCGGAAATCATTGCTATAATGCCGGACGCAGCAACCTATGTGCAGGCTAGTGGACGTGCTAGCAGAATGCTAGGATCAATAATGACGCATGGAGTGAGCATAATAATAGAATCTGAAGAGGAGCTAATCAAGCTTCTCAGCCAGAGGCTACGCCGTTACCTAGATAATGTTGAGTTTAACAAACTAGACTGGAACCATGTTGAAGAAGAGCTAGAGAAGGCACGCATAAGTAGAAGTAAGCGCGTCGGACGCAAGGTAAACATTGAGACTTGTCTAATAGTTGTGGAGTCACCTACCAAGGCTAAGACTATAGCAAGCTTCTTTGGAAAGCCTGTGAGAAGACGCATAGGCTCTATAATAGTATATGAGACGACATTCTTCAATCATCTCTCAGGAAAGATACACGTGGCTACCATAACAGCCTCTGCAGGACACTTGTACGACCTATCCATAGATGGAGAAGGTATACATGGCGTAGAGGTGGTTGACGGGGAAGTACGGCCGGTATACAAGCCTATAAAGCGTTGTCTAAGCTGTGGCCACCAGTTCTCATCCTCGAGTAGCATGTGTCCACGCTGTGGCTCGTCAAACATAGTAAGCAAACATGACATTGTAGAGGCGCTACGCCAGCTAGCAAGTGAGGCAGAGGTAGTATACATAGCTACAGACCCCGATGTAGAGGGAGAAAAGATAGCATATGACATCAAACTATTCCTACAACCGTATGCGCGTGGTATAAAGAGAATAGAGTTGCACGAGATAACCAGAAGCGAACTAATGCGAGCACTAGCTTCGCCTCGTGACATTGACATACGGCTTGCCTATGCACAGATAGTTAGAAGGATAGAGGATAGATGGATTGGCTTCGGCCTGAGTCAGCACCTATGGAGAGTATTCGGTAAGCACTGGCTAGGTGCTGGTAGAGTACAGACACCAGTACTAGGCTGGATTATAAAGCGCTACGAGGAGTGGAGGGCAAACATAGGGTACAATGTCTACGTAAAGATATCAGAAGGACCCCTGCTAAAACTCCATTACGAGGATTCATCTCTTGCAC
The window above is part of the Pyrodictium delaneyi genome. Proteins encoded here:
- the rgy gene encoding reverse gyrase; translated protein: MTWTLLRPVYHGACPNCGGPAAADRLSRGLPCSQCISDDELSGLPSSYYELVEFIGRKLSEKNRLRGYWYLYSSVATLKEFESFFQKATGSSLWSAQRTWAKRLLQDESLAIVAPTGVGKTTLLSTYALYRASHGARVYYLLPTENLAMQIENKLKRLAAASGVEARIVSYYSGLSKQRREESLSAIEAGNYDVLVTTTGFLSRRWDMLESTRFDVVLVDDVDAILRNSKNIDKLLMLLGFDEEAIAIAYTLLKKKIAASIAKVSGHIKRYEQLLHEIEDLETKLSLKLLEKTPGQLVIASATGRAYGLKPKLFRELLGFDIGRVYDYTRSIANFYLVDGNPVEKIVDIVQRMGPGGLVFVAKRYGKDVARQIAERLNQAGIRAGLALAGRRVLDRFAMGEYDILVGVASYYGVIVRGIDMPHRILYTLFVGVPSQAMSADKALLSPFRIVRAAVELGIEGSEELARKLSKTSPGEQTALRIALSSGEQLEGRLAELLSELTEARRKVLRRLYEVLEPGSSLVVGGILYKHDGSEIIAIMPDAATYVQASGRASRMLGSIMTHGVSIIIESEEELIKLLSQRLRRYLDNVEFNKLDWNHVEEELEKARISRSKRVGRKVNIETCLIVVESPTKAKTIASFFGKPVRRRIGSIIVYETTFFNHLSGKIHVATITASAGHLYDLSIDGEGIHGVEVVDGEVRPVYKPIKRCLSCGHQFSSSSSMCPRCGSSNIVSKHDIVEALRQLASEAEVVYIATDPDVEGEKIAYDIKLFLQPYARGIKRIELHEITRSELMRALASPRDIDIRLAYAQIVRRIEDRWIGFGLSQHLWRVFGKHWLGAGRVQTPVLGWIIKRYEEWRANIGYNVYVKISEGPLLKLHYEDSSLARSIAREIETYGLKIIDVEETVTEISPPPPYTTESLIYDASRLMGYSAQKTMRIAQELFEAGLITYHRTDSTHVSGLGQSIAREYLASKENLNDFQPRSWGPQGHHEAIRPTKPIDGETLRKLIALGELRVPITMRESHYRLYDLIFRRFIASQARPARLVRRRIVLGSNESKLLAELEVYVAALEEGFHRYYPMPRVYPALADLRRGDVIGVERVVVKRGSTIYLYSHGDVVSLMKERGLGRPSTYAKIIDALNRHGYIIESKYRKRLIPTKLGIEVYEYLEANYNELVSEERTRKLNEEIEAIASGRISPLAVINELYNELEHLLEEPIILKPVKEMHAGHEV